From Brassica rapa cultivar Chiifu-401-42 chromosome A06, CAAS_Brap_v3.01, whole genome shotgun sequence:
TCATTGATATTACATAATTTGGTGATATTAAGATCGAAGAAGCTATAGAGATCTCGGAAGTGTTTCAAGGCTTTGAAGCACTCACAAACAAACCCAAAGGGTATGGAGTAAAGCATATTGATTATGGAACCGTAGGAATAAAAGTTAATGCTCATATCAAGACAGAAAGTAATGCTCTTgtcaagataaaaaaaaacaaaatatattgctTTGATTTATAGTGTTTATTTGCTCAATATTCAATGTTCGTAGGTTTGTTTCGAAATTGGGGAGACACCTCACGCTAACGAAACATCAGTTCTACTACTACATAATTGATTTGTGATCCTAGTTTGCTACAAAAGAaactagatatataaaaaatgtttcCTAGGTTAATATATGCTTTTTCATACACATGAGTACAGTTACAACAGCCTTGAAAAACCGGTACATATGTAATTACTTCTCGAATCATCAAATGTAAAACCTTTTCTGGTGATGGTGTTGTatcatatatgaaaatatcttgGGATCCTGTGAAATGAACTTTTACAGATGCTAATTGACATCTCTGAATGGCACGCTCTCTACTGTATGTTCTCTTAGAAGCTTAGTATATCCCGCAATGAATCTGCAATGAAGTTTTAATCATTTACTGGTCAGGTTTGGGTTTTTGTCTATACAGATGGAAATCCTAGTCCTTGAATCAAGTGTTAGAGGTGTGTTTATGAAGGAATGATTCACTGAGTCTTTGGTGAACTTACCCCGCAAGGAGAATGGCTAGCGATGTAAACCTGAAGACATGTTGATAACACTTGTGTCTTGATTTCCTGTGTTTCACGTCATAACCAGGTGGAATATACTTGGGGTTCACGTATCCGTACTGCGGACGGAGAAGAAGGACAAACCCTAGGAAAAAACCGGCTAAGAATCCTCCACAATGAGCAGAATTGTCTACACGTGGTAAGAATCCGACGCTTAGGTTCAGTGCAATGATCAGGATCAATGTCATAAGTGATGTACACTGcaagaaaaatattaacatTAGCTTTCAATAATGTACTATAAAGATTGAAGATCATAAAATTTTACCTTATTTTCATAGATTGTCCAGTTTGTGATCAGCTCTGAGAGCATTGCACCGAGTAACCCGAACAAGGCGCCTGATGCTCCTACTGATACACGTTCTCCTCTTGAATCTGTCAAACAAGACATAATGCTTCCACCAAGCCCGGAGATCACATACAAAGCTCCAATTCTCACTGTAGTttcaaataaaagtaaattcaGACTCCTGAAGATGAAAAAACATATGGGAGTTTTAAACAAGGTCAGTCCTGGACATCGGCAAGTAAAACATTGGTTTTGgggatcaaaaaaaaaattagagataaTTTACATAAAAACATCTCCTCAAAACTGTTTAAaaaatttttgttaaaaatattttgttttggtgCTAAAATTGGTTAAAATCATTACTAAATCATTTATAACTCTCAACCTATCAAGACCGGCTCTGGGTTTAAAGATTCTTACAGAATCCAAATTCTTGTTCAAGACGCATTCCAATACAGAGGAGGCTGATCATGTTAGCCAGCAGGTGAAGGAGCCCACCGTGAAGCCATATGCAAGAGATGAGACGCCATTTTTCACCTTCCTCGACAAGTCTCCTTTCTAGAGCTCCAAGTCTTCTCAGCCTAAATCAACAAGAAATATACATTCATAATGTATATAACCAAGTTGTAACATATTCTTTTTCCTATTTAATTTGTTCATCTTCCTTACGTGGGAATAGAAGGACCAAGAAGCATATTCTCCTTTATCGGTTGAAACGAAAGCCTTCCAAGGACATCAAACAAGAGACAGTTATCTGATCTCGAGGGGCAATCGTTGACGTACATTGTGGTGGCGAATGTGATGAAGTTAGCAGCAAAGATGAGAGGCACGAGCCATGCGTACCATGGCACGGGAATAGGAGGGCGAAACGGCGGTCGAGCTGGTGGTGGTAACGGTGGTAATGGTGGAGTTCCGTTTTCTATGTCTGGTGGGATCGGCGGTCTCTTCCCCATTTCTGGAAAAGAGTATAACGCGCGTTTGCTCGTTGGCCTTTTGGTTGAGTTTTGAGGATTAGATTTGATTTCCCGCAAATTTAGCAAAAATGTGAAGCTGAGAGAAAAATTCGGAAATACTTGTGGCGGACGTTAgggtttttactttttagtctTTTATGACTACATTAGACAGTTATGTTTGGTAATTTTGGTTTATCTTTAACCAAACGGATTCTAAACAAAAACCAGCTTGGAGAAGAATAACTAGCCAAACTAAGTCGCACTGAATGTTTATTTTCGtttagcaattttttttttaatttactacAGGAAAGCCATGTACAACAGAAACTGAGCCACACTAGATTTTTAATCAAACACGGAAAAGCTCGTTATTACCGTTGATCAAACTATTTTAGATACACAGTTAGCCAGCCATTAAACCATCATTAACAAGCGTTAATGGACTCCATTAGAGAAAATTTGTCAAAATTATTCTCAACTTCCAAATTTAAAGGAAAGTACTAACTGACATTTTAATCACCAAATATCATATAGAAACgaatacataatttattttcgtTGGTAGGCTATTATTATAAACACGTGTTTTGTCAAACTTTTAAACCTATTTAGCAGATGTTTAAACATTCCAAATATGCATACCTGATATAACCGACCTAATCTACTCTCCAAATCTCTAAACCTACATccttttttttgacaaagttaTTGTGTTTTTGGTAACACATTTGCATTAAAAACTATCTAATACATTACACACACATTTACTTTGATTTAATAGAAATAAGTGGAGGAACTAAAGAGTTTTGAATTGCCACACGAATGTATCCAAAACATATGAAAAAGttaatatgaattaaatataataagtGATAAATTAGTCAAGggatcatttaaaatatatgctCCCTCTAGACCTATAtcttctttcagaatttttttttcaaaaggtaTTAGACATTAAACTGTGGAATCCAGCCATATTTAAGGATTTAAGGAGTGAAATTTTGGTGATTATATTATAGATGTTATATCTGGTAAACAACGTCTATTGTAAAATTTCTAGAGACCGTTTAATGTATTAGATTCAGGTTTATTATGAGATTACAACTTAAAACTAATTGATCATaacatttatatattagttaagttttttttaaatgtctgATGTGGGATATCTTATCTCCCTTTCGAGATGATGACTCTTATCGTTCagaaatctcaaaattttaagatatttatacTCGGTCGAACGAGTTTAGTATAACAATTATACCTGATCGAGAGGATTAATTAAGTAgagaaattatattaattagggGTTTCAGGTTTTCAGGATCTATGGTCTGATATCATATTAGATTCAATTTTATTATGGTTtccaatttaaaactaattgatGATAATTGAATTGATCTTTACTCTTTAAAGTTCTCTTAAATTTCTGAAGTGAGATATCTTATCCCTAATATAATGGATTCGGTCGTTTCTGGCAGGATTGGTACTAAAGAATTAGATTGTACTTGTTTAAGATTTTtaccaaacttcaaaaaatcaAATCAGTTCTTGTCATAACTAGATTACGGAAGTTCACAACTTATTTTGGCTTACCAGCAACATCATTGGGCGTGGATAAGTGTGAATACAATTGAACGAAAGGGTGAAGTAAACGTGTGAGGTTGATTTTATTTCGGACGTCAAAGTCAATCGACCCATGTGACCATCTCTTTCTTTAGGGTCTCTCAAAACTTTTAAGACTTAACCTCTTGTGGTATCTCTCTTTCAAGTAGTTAATGTCCTATAAACAAGTTGCCGTACCATGATGATAGTTGCTATAGTCTTATCTCTTGCTATGAATATTTTGTTATACGTAGTTGTCAAgattatatacataaaactggaaataataagaagaaaaaacccggaaatatatatactaagaaGAAAAATTATGTATTGAATTGACGATCACAACGATATTAGATAAATCTATATGAGTTCCAACATATGGACCACAAATTGCTGCCTTGTAATTCATGCATATGTAGATCTTTGCTGTGTAGAACACGGAATCAAGTACTAATTAAAGCACAAGAAGATAAAGAagttggtcttttttttttgccaaacaGAGAAGTTGGTCTAAGTCTCTTTTATATCACAATCAAATACTTCAAGAAGTTCCGGAAGAATTACACTTTGACCAGTCCTCTTTACAAATTTCatgtaaaacatttaaaaaaaagtttcatgTAAAACATGTTTCGTAGCGTATTCGTTTTGAACTCAAACGGACcaaattcaaacaaaaatattatttactttattGATAAAGATTAGCAAATGTATTCGTTTACAGAAGAGgttaatacatttattataaaactaaatttatacgctcgtaaaaattaaaatataagatacaAGTAgtttacacccaaaaaaaagtAGTTTAAACGCGGCAAATCAGGTTTTGAAAGAGGACACGCGGCAACAGCCCGTGCTAATGTAAACGCCAGGTTCTGCTTTGGTTCTGTCTCCAAGTTAATGACATAGGTGGCATCAAACTGagtggaagagagagagagagagagattcattCAGCACTTTTGAATCTATTGTATTGAATATTTCTCTTCAACACATTTTTTTCCTTGATTTATAGGTACTTAGAAGATGCTTGTTGTAAACGTATGATATGTATGAATATCTAGTAACTAGAgacttcacaaaaaaaaaatctagtaaCTAGAGAAAAGATAATTACTTGTGAAACATAACCTAACAATAACATATATCCACTTTGGATTCCTTTTCACTAATTTACTCATTGGTTTAGAGAGTAAGCTAGCCAGAAACTAATCTATAATTTAATGACAAATTTTTTGCAAAAATGTGAAAGGAAGGGACAAAGACAGAAAACTGAACactgtaatattttttagtaatagaaaaaaaaacttatcaaaCTAAGGATGACAGACAAAAATCATTTAACTGATACAAGTAAGCAACGTCCATAAAGTTTTAATTTATTGGATGTGGTCAAGttctttataaaatagaaacaaaaatgTAGTGCACCAAGATGTGGTATTTAATATGTAAATAACTTTATAATTAAATCTTTAtagattttaataattatgtgtacatatgttaataacagtagataaatttgataattaacttataaatatatttatcttataccTCTTATACATAAGTCCATACAGTGAATCTAGTTATACATATGGCCAGAAACTAAAGACAATGAAGATTTTTTATTATGATAGAAGATTTTATCATTTCCACTTGATTTTTGAGCCTGTGACTAATAAAACCAAACaccactctctctctccaacAGAAGATAAAAAGAAGACAGAACACAAAGAAACTCCAAACCTATGATTATTGTCAGAACTTTTTCCCACAATTTCTTTAAACCCACTTCTCTATAAACTCCAATCTTTTTTCCTGCTTGTAGAGAAGAAATCTCCCTCACCGTTCAACCACAAGCAGTACGTGTTGCGTAACGTTGTTGGTACGACCAATCTCTCTGCAACACACACATGTCCTCCTATTAAACTCAATTCATTGATCAACaacctctctcctctctctctctttgttcatCTGAATCTTGAGCGAAGAATCTTTTCTCTGATCCACATGACTTGCATACTGAGCTGCTCTCATGGCGTGGTGATCGCAACCGCCATGGTTTTTTCAAGCACGGCTCTGTTTCTGACCATTTCCCGCCAATTATCTGGTAATCATCAAACATCAGATCAACAGATCCTCCGACCATGTCTTTGTTCAGGTATGTTTTTGTCTTCTCTGACCATCCTCCGGCTAGAAAAAGTTTCTAAGTTTCTTGTTTCATCGATACagaggaaaaaaagaaacagaggaagaagaagaagaaggtgaagtTTGCAGAGAATGTGAAAGAGCCTAAAGGGAACGGTGAAGAGTATCGTAGAAAGAGGGAAAGTCTACGGAGAAACGTACCGGAACCGGTGATTAAACCGGATAAGACCGGTTCAGTTTGTAGAAACGACATGCCTGCTAACCGGATTGCTCTGTACAATGGGATTCTTAGAGACAGAGATCATCGAGTTCAGTGCTCCTATTAACTTTTGTTGTTTCTTCTTTTGacgtaaaaaaaagaaataaaaattttctGTAGATAACTTTTTCCTAATTAGCTTTTCCGGGTTCTCTGTATGTAACATTTCTTCTAGAAAATCAGTGTAAATTATTGATATCTAAAACAGTGTTTAACTTGTTTAGCAACAAGAAAGTGGAAAAacctaaaaattaattttgaaattttgagaggtatgaataatttattacaaaattcaatAATTAGTTAAATCATTTAAAGgctatataacatatatattaccTTCTAAACATTTAGCGATTAACTCAATATATTTCATTACACTATAGTAGAGCTATcatataaatattgaaatatttttacacaaGTTGAAACAGAAACATTTTGACGACGAAAACTGTTATATGTCGTGAAATGGTTAAAAGATGTACACAATTCAATTACATTGGTATTATATTACCTCAATCTTTTGCGTAAAGTGAACTAAGTATTCCGAATATTCGACCAATAACTCGACATACATACATTATCAGTCATATAATCTCCTtcac
This genomic window contains:
- the LOC103871205 gene encoding RHOMBOID-like protein 5, whose amino-acid sequence is MGKRPPIPPDIENGTPPLPPLPPPARPPFRPPIPVPWYAWLVPLIFAANFITFATTMYVNDCPSRSDNCLLFDVLGRLSFQPIKENMLLGPSIPTLRRLGALERRLVEEGEKWRLISCIWLHGGLLHLLANMISLLCIGMRLEQEFGFLRIGALYVISGLGGSIMSCLTDSRGERVSVGASGALFGLLGAMLSELITNWTIYENKCTSLMTLILIIALNLSVGFLPRVDNSAHCGGFLAGFFLGFVLLLRPQYGYVNPKYIPPGYDVKHRKSRHKCYQHVFRFTSLAILLAGFIAGYTKLLREHTVESVPFRDVN
- the LOC103871207 gene encoding uncharacterized protein LOC103871207, which gives rise to MTCILSCSHGVVIATAMVFSSTALFLTISRQLSGNHQTSDQQILRPCLCSEEKKKQRKKKKKVKFAENVKEPKGNGEEYRRKRESLRRNVPEPVIKPDKTGSVCRNDMPANRIALYNGILRDRDHRVQCSY